From Halobacteriovorax sp. GB3, a single genomic window includes:
- a CDS encoding GH3 family domain-containing protein — MKALKRIISKKVLRSKFNSVALSQEELTKKQRAQFEKLKANLNGTTLSNHFQLEECENYDVFAKRFPVRDYSSFKPYVDSLIDDHKKVMFHSRPLYFGLTSGTSGKDSKKIPYNKEMIDLFLSAQQFLAGVVQEHLPESDLVNSDRLTYGSNPSTYEEKGIKYGYISGILSSKTPWALKKTTFPSNDVLAIENWDQKMEALALEVLSRDIRIISGIPSYLITIFEYILKREGKSHLIDIWPNLETVIYGATPIDQYKEKINTLAGKKLNYFGIYASTETPIGIAINNAKDEKQVYAFHPEVLYTFTDVARRDRTFGIDEVEVGKEYFVNTSTPNGFVNYTMKDIVRIKEVSPVMTFEIIGREGSGINLAAEKTSDEQVLDTIIALNDELTVNLDHYFLCPGTRNERPCYQWTIFSDSLNQDHTEKLEELVDRILCEKNLDYGDCREDAILERPVVKIISSHYLKEYFNANKERGQFKMKTVFSCPEAFKGFVQSSFPELQLTLGAL; from the coding sequence CAGTTGCTCTGTCTCAAGAGGAACTCACAAAAAAGCAGAGAGCTCAATTTGAGAAACTTAAGGCGAATCTTAACGGAACGACTCTTTCGAATCATTTTCAACTTGAAGAGTGTGAAAATTACGATGTCTTCGCTAAAAGGTTTCCTGTTAGAGATTATTCTAGTTTTAAGCCTTATGTTGACTCTCTTATCGATGATCATAAAAAAGTAATGTTCCATTCGAGACCGTTATACTTTGGTTTAACTTCTGGAACGAGTGGAAAAGACAGTAAGAAGATTCCTTATAATAAAGAAATGATTGATCTCTTTTTAAGTGCCCAGCAATTTCTTGCTGGAGTTGTTCAAGAGCACCTACCTGAAAGTGATCTCGTTAACTCTGATCGTCTTACATACGGTTCAAATCCTTCGACTTATGAAGAGAAGGGGATTAAGTACGGTTATATCTCAGGTATCTTATCTTCTAAGACTCCTTGGGCGCTAAAGAAGACGACATTTCCATCTAATGATGTTTTGGCCATTGAAAACTGGGATCAGAAAATGGAAGCTCTTGCACTAGAAGTCTTATCAAGAGATATTCGCATTATTTCAGGAATACCATCTTATCTCATCACAATTTTTGAATATATTTTAAAAAGAGAAGGGAAGAGTCATCTCATCGACATATGGCCTAATCTTGAAACGGTCATCTATGGTGCGACACCAATTGATCAATACAAAGAAAAGATCAATACTCTCGCAGGAAAAAAACTTAATTATTTTGGGATTTATGCCTCTACTGAAACACCAATTGGAATTGCGATAAATAATGCAAAAGATGAAAAGCAAGTTTATGCCTTTCACCCAGAAGTTCTCTATACATTTACAGATGTTGCAAGAAGGGATCGCACATTTGGAATTGATGAAGTTGAAGTTGGAAAGGAATACTTTGTAAATACTTCAACTCCAAATGGATTTGTGAATTACACAATGAAAGATATCGTTCGCATCAAAGAAGTTTCTCCTGTCATGACATTCGAAATCATCGGTAGAGAGGGCTCTGGTATCAATCTCGCTGCCGAAAAAACTTCTGATGAGCAAGTTCTCGATACAATCATTGCTCTTAATGACGAATTAACTGTTAACCTTGATCACTACTTCCTTTGTCCAGGAACTAGAAATGAAAGACCATGTTACCAGTGGACTATTTTTTCAGATTCATTGAATCAAGATCACACTGAAAAACTTGAGGAACTTGTCGATCGAATTCTTTGTGAGAAAAATCTCGATTATGGAGATTGCCGCGAAGATGCAATTCTAGAGAGACCAGTTGTTAAAATTATTTCTTCTCACTACTTAAAAGAATATTTCAATGCCAACAAAGAGCGTGGGCAATTTAAAATGAAAACAGTGTTTTCATGTCCAGAAGCTTTCAAGGGTTTTGTACAAAGCTCTTTCCCTGAACTTCAACTAACTCTTGGAGCTCTCTAA
- a CDS encoding LysE family transporter: MLGIEIFFMALFMGVISTLPLGPSGLSIVSAFGLKGAKAGLKALMGLVLAELIYMSIALYLKALGILTLSKSVETTFTLIFAFFLMYFGFKTYKSSKEKSPRMFIKFQNVFAISMANPTLLLFYLGLLLTLDKNYPLFSMGQTLGLASIFLLGVLITLISLGALAMKEGRHLKNRLGQIKAIIGPVFMVIGLTSAISSF; encoded by the coding sequence ATGCTTGGGATTGAAATCTTTTTCATGGCCTTATTTATGGGAGTGATTTCGACACTCCCGCTAGGTCCAAGTGGATTAAGTATCGTATCGGCCTTTGGTCTGAAAGGGGCAAAGGCCGGATTAAAAGCATTGATGGGACTTGTTCTCGCTGAACTTATTTATATGAGTATTGCTCTTTACTTAAAGGCCCTTGGGATTTTGACTCTATCAAAATCAGTGGAAACGACTTTTACATTAATCTTTGCTTTTTTTCTTATGTACTTTGGTTTTAAAACTTATAAGTCTTCAAAAGAAAAGTCGCCAAGAATGTTTATTAAGTTTCAAAATGTTTTTGCTATCTCGATGGCTAACCCTACGCTTCTTCTCTTTTATTTAGGTCTACTTTTGACTCTCGATAAAAACTATCCCTTGTTTTCAATGGGACAAACACTAGGGCTTGCGAGCATTTTTCTTTTGGGTGTACTTATAACTTTGATCTCTCTTGGGGCACTTGCAATGAAAGAGGGGCGTCATCTTAAAAATAGGCTTGGTCAAATTAAGGCGATCATTGGACCTGTCTTTATGGTTATCGGTTTAACGAGCGCAATTAGCTCATTTTAA